One genomic segment of Chitinophaga sancti includes these proteins:
- a CDS encoding DoxX family protein: protein MSTKAKYITGWVLTGIIVLMLVASATDKIRSSEHALEMAGSFGIKAGVYQVLGMIELLSVLLFAIPRTGILGTLLLASYLGGALATHLQHQQSILFPIGIEVLVWITATIRFKELGNRLFHPGI from the coding sequence ATGAGTACTAAGGCAAAGTATATCACAGGTTGGGTATTGACAGGCATTATTGTATTGATGCTGGTAGCCTCCGCAACAGATAAAATACGTAGTAGTGAACACGCTCTTGAAATGGCTGGGTCCTTTGGGATTAAGGCGGGAGTTTATCAGGTACTTGGTATGATCGAACTGCTGTCAGTTCTGCTGTTTGCTATTCCCAGAACCGGGATTTTAGGAACTTTACTTTTAGCATCCTACCTGGGAGGTGCATTAGCGACACATTTGCAACACCAGCAAAGTATTCTGTTTCCTATAGGAATTGAAGTGCTAGTCTGGATTACGGCTACCATCAGATTTAAGGAATTGGGCAATCGTCTCTTTCATCCGGGTATATGA